Genomic window (Syngnathus scovelli strain Florida chromosome 14, RoL_Ssco_1.2, whole genome shotgun sequence):
TCAAGCCTTATCAAAAATTATACGTACAACATGTCGCCTCACTTTGCCAACAAGGGTCTGTCCTCTGAGCCGGAACTCAAATGGACCAACCGCAGAGCTCCCGAAAAGGCCCGAGCCTACAACAGACCCACAGAACAAGGGATGTGACTCAACAGATCATACGCACATTTGCAATAAGCTCCAGGAAGTGCACTCATCCGAGCTAATATCCATTACACCGGGTCATGTGACCGGTTCCTATAAAGCAGTGCCTTGGACTTGCAACTCAGAACAATTACTCAGTGTACAATGTGTGACCCTGAGAGTAGCCATCTTCAGCGAGGGGGAGCAGTGTTAACATTTTCTCCAGAAAGAGGAAATGTTTTGGTTTGTACTGGATTTGGATTGGTGCCAAAACTAGAAAGTGATGATTGCGCCACAAGGTCATGTCCAACAAGAATAATATTCTAGTCTGTGCACAAGCAGTTTTGTGAGTTTTGTCATACCCCTGGCTGCgcttattttattaaaaacatttgctaGCACACACAATTAAGGGTCAGAGTAGGCAGGGTAGACCGGAATTCCTGTTACCTTGAGGAATGATAACTTTCTACCAAGGCAATATTTTGGGGGGAAGGCAAGAACGTATCGTCCAACTAAGTTCCTATCCTGTGCTGCCACCTGCTGGTCATACTCTACAACTATTTAACTATACCACTAGAAAACGACAAGCTCCTTCCAATTTCTCTAGTTGTGTTGGTCTGGAGACTGACCAGGCTCAGTACTGTATCTAATATTTTAAATGACCCCCCCAAAAAGCCCCGAACACAGTCAATATGGTATGAAAACGTTCAAGTTTATTTAAATATATctctatacatacatacatttacATAGTTCATAAGAAAAAATGACGATTATGGTTAAAAAAATGCAGTCTAAGTATTTCATTTAGCGAGGATACTGTGTATTCAAGCATAAATTCATCACATACGAGTTGGATTTCCATTACGGGGAACAACTGCAACAGACAACTTCATCATAACGTCCACTGTAGCTGCGGAGGGAAAAAgataaaaacacattaagataaTGCTTAATTGAGATTAACTGGATTAACTAAAGTTGAGTATAAACAGGGAGAACAGATCCAAGAGTGAGCTTGCGTTTCCTCTCTACTATTTTCCTCAATTCCAATTGACACTGTGACTCGTTAAGGGGCATGTAAAGAAAAGGCAAAGAAAGAAATATttcgaaatttaaaaaaatacaaggagCAGTCACACTCTAGAATTTCTAGAATCTGAATAGCTGCTCACTTCATGAGGGGtgaggtgcacacacacacctattgtATTTACAGTTTGGGTGTGGTGGAGTCTCAAGGTTTCCAGTAATGCTACAAATTTTGCTGCATTACTCATCTAAAAAAGTTGCCAGAGAAGTATGATTTTGGCACATACGCCCACAATTTCAGCCTGTGCCTCAATGACAATGCTCATGCCACACTTTATATCTAAAGGGAAGAACTATTTGTGTTCAATAGTAGCACTTagaatgtaaaacaaaatgggACCCACTCTATGACAGTGCAGACAGAGCAGCAGAGGCTTGAGCAGTTTGAACACTGTCTGCTGCAGTAGGAGCaggtgagtcgttcgcactgcgAACAAGATGTCCGGCATGATGTGCTCTTCTGACAAACGCAGCAGCCAGTTAGAGGCGACCCTGGAAACAAAAAAGGGTCAGCATGGTTGTAAAGATAATGCAGTGGCAATTTGCTCACAGTATAAGACAAACAATTTCGCAAAATTGGACTACCGGGAAAAGACAAAGGCCGCATACCATAGATTTAAGACCACTTTACACATCAGTTCAAAAAATAACAGTTTAAATGTCAGGCTGCTAATTGAACGGCAAATACATCATTTTGTTTGACACGTAATAATGTCAGTGCTGCACCCCACATCACATCACACTCAAACTCACCTTGCGTTCTGGGTGCTTTAGTCAGTCTTCCGTCAAATCCTATCAAAGTCTGCCCTCTTAAAAGAGTCTGGCTGCTTTCAGCAGTGCCTACTCCAGATGAACAGGCGTCGCCGATCTTCTCTCCACCGGGCCATACAGTGCCCACCACAGCCCTGGCGCCATTAAAAAGTaagttcttggtcttctctgtgAACAGAACTACGGGAAATGAGCCGAAAACACCCCTCGCACCGGATGAGGTAAACAATGTGTTGGATACTTTTCTCACCGCTAGGGTGTCTTACTGAACTACGACTACCACAATGCCCACTTTACTTAGATCAGAAGAGAGCAAAGCAACACGAGTCAATTGTGATCCAAATACGACTGCTATAGTCGTGAGTCAATTATTATGGTATGGAAGATTTTGGTTAGCAATTTAGCACAAGCAGGCTAACTTTAGCTAATGTCAAAAAAACGTCACCGAACACGCACTTACCGTATATTTCTTTTCTGTACTTGTTCCCCAACACACTGGAATTACTCAGCTCATGCTGCCTGATATGTATTTTGTACTGGGACGAGAAGGTTTCCGTAAAAGGGTATCCACGCTTCGGCATTATAGTGGCAGGAAAATTTCAAAAACAGCCACAGTATAGCTGCTGCGCCACTAAGTTTTGCGGGAAAACTGTTCGTGGCAGAAGGAGACAGCCAATTGTACACAGGATTTATTGTCACGTGGAAATTTAAAGGCCAACCAGAGAACGTTTTATTGTCATGTGATTATGGGTTTGCTGTACGCTGCCGCGTTCAGGGGCTAAGAAAGTGTTGTAATTTACGTTTGTCAACAACAAATGGCGCGTCAAACGGCTAGAAAAAAGTACGGCAAAGTGTGAGAGGAACAAGCCTGGTCTTGTTACTCCTCTCTCCTAATCTCAAACATATCAAACTTGATGATGCTTAATATCAACAGTGCACCAACTTCTATGTTTGATCCTAGAGAACAAGCTTCCACATCTGTGTTTCTTGAAGGCCACAATAAATGTCATATCTACTTTTGACcaaaaaatataacaaaataaaGAGTGAAGCAAGCtttcatttatatatattatttattaataattGGTGACGAGGTGATCACTTTTAGAGATAAAAATACCACACTATCTGTGCAACTGTGAATGAAGAGCAAGGGTTTTCCATCTAAAACATCTGGATCATGCACTCCCTGGACTTTCCAACACCGACCCACTTGACTGTAGGGAGTGAGAGGGAGAGAGCGTCACAAATATACTCAAAAGCATCAATGAAGGTAAAATGTGAATTTGAAGTTAAAACCTACTGGGAACTCCAATGTGGTTCTCAATGAAGCGGATATAGTTTTGTGCCTTGACTGGGAGGTCACCCCACTTACGGGCTGCAGATGTGTCTGTCTTCCAGCCAGGGAAGGTCTCATATTCAACCTCCACTTTATGCAAAACGTCCATGTTTGCTAGAATTTAAATAAACACACTATGAATAAAGAGCTACCATGAATGTCACCTGCCCTTTCATCAGCTCATCTTCAAATATTACCTGGAAAATGTGGAATTCTTTTCCCATTGAGTTTGTAAGCAATTCCTACTTTAATTTCCTCCAACACATCCAGAATGTCAAGTTTTGTCAAAGCGATACTGCAGGGAGGTTGACAGAGTTGAAGGTAAACTTAAGATCATTATGgttatgcagaaaaaaaacaaacaagcctGCTCCCCATAATGACTGTTTTTAACACTCACGCAGTAAAGCCGTTGAGCATGTGTGCGTATCTGACGATAACAAGATCCAACCAGCCGCAACGTCGCTTCCTCCCTGTGGTCACGCCGACCTCATGACCCCTCGTCTGCAGCAGTTCTCCGACTGcctacaaataaacaaataccaACTGAAATAAAAAAGTAGGCTTGGAGAATGGGTTGGCGTATTTGATAAGTCTATCTACTTGTTTACAAATAGCACTAGTATTTAGCATTACCAAATGTTTTAGCACCACGCACCAGTCACTTAATTAACGAAAGATATTcatgcattatttttttctgtcagaGGAGAAGACGAAGCCCCTCATCTGTTGTATtgtattgcgaattaagcagctATGTTCGTATCCCGCAAACTCACATGAGAAACGCAGTGTGCCACCCGGGCCACCCCACCGGAAATGTTCTAGTTCCGCCCCTGCATATTGTTAAATCAATACTTCTCTATGACCGTGTTAGTCAAAATGGTGCAGAATTTTCTTTGTAAATTTAATGTACTAATATGGTTCGTGGGTATATGTGTTTACGCAGACAGCAAAGTAACCTACAACGAAACATTTATACATTATGTCTAATAATTTATTCCCTCAGTAAGTCGTAATATGAGTCTGCTGGTCACACTAAATGTATTCTGAATGTGACCTCTGGCCCTAAATTTATCTCTGTCTGTAACCTGTATAAGGGTTGAGTGTCGGTCAGCCATTTAACGCCTCACGTACAGATGCTGTCATTTGATTCCATTCAAAagagagtggggggggggggtttccaCACAAACCCGTTTTGTAATATTTTAACCAATCCCAAATATTAAAGGGAAAACTGCCTTGTCTTCTTACTCTGATAATCTTTCACAGATATCTATCTGACTCACACCTTTGCTGATTTTGATCACTAGGGAGAGAAATTGTTGGTATATGTTCCCCACTTAAGACAGTGACATCATTATCTTACATTGAGTTGCTCAGTGGGGAAGGCTCCAATTCCCACGCGAGTGGTATAGGCCTTAGCTACACCAAACACATCGCCGATATTTAGCGGAGGGATGCCAAGGCCGGTGCATGCCCCGCCCACGGTGCAGTTTGATGACGTCACAAAGGGATATGTACCTAAGGAGAGCATTTATCATTataatacaacaacaaaaataattattttcatataaatcaaattttaaaaatCCTACCAAAGTCAATATCAAGGAGAGCAGCATTGGCCCCTTCAACCAGAATTTTCTTTGGAGATCCATGAAGGGCTTCATACATGTAATAGACTCCATCTCTGACCATGGGCCGCAATCTTTCACCGTATTCCTGCACAACAGAGCACAGCTTTCACGTGGGAAGCAGCCCCCAAGAAACCAAATGTTCTCGTCTCTACCCGAAGCTTTTTCAGTTGGTCCTCAACGTCGACTGTCAAGGTTGGATACATGGATTGATACTGGCGGACGAGGTTCATGAATCTGAAGGGGATTCATATAAGCCATAATTGACATGAAGGACATAGGAAGAAAAGAATGAGGTTGACGTTATCGCCGTACTTGCTAGAGAAGTCCTTAAAGTCACCCAAAAGGTCACAGACACGAAGACCCGTGCGTGATGCTTTGCTGGAGTATGCAGGTCCGATGCCCTTCTTGGTTGTTCCAATACTAATATAAAAAAGCAGATGATTGAAACACAGACAAACGAATGGTtgtaggcaaaaataattttgaagCTTACTTCTTTCCATCTTGCGCTTGTCTTTCAGTTTCTTGCAATCCGTCGACAACCTGGTGGAAATCAAACACTGAGGAGAGCAGAGAAGTTGATAAAAGCTccataaaaatacaaacaaatgcaAAGCCATACGCACCAAGGTGAGCTCGATCTGAGACAATTAGTCTCTTTTCCCAGCCTTTCAaccctgatgagagaatagagtattatattttaaataaataaatatttctatttttaacaTTCTGCCATTCCAAAGATAACAATGCCCAATTTTATCGAAAATATATTGTGCCTTCAATTGGCATCATACTGATaggtcatattttgtttagatttttttcactttaaaaagatGGGCAGAATATCAAAAAATAAAGGTATGTTAATTCCAGGACATCTTTGGAAAGGCGGAATTGCTGATTGTGTGATTTCTACCTTTCTTCTCATTTTTGTCGCCCTCCTCAAACAGGCCAGGCAAATGTATGACCACGCCATTACCTGCCAGACCAAAGAGATATCAAAGAGGTGACACTACAGACACATTTGtgttcatagtttaaagaaattgtTTCACTTGCTGTGTTTACCAATGAGTGAGACACTTTTTGGATTGATGATTCCACTGGGGAGAAGGTGGAAGTCGTACTCTTTGCCGTCCACTACCACAGTGTGTCCTGCATTGTTGCCCCCCTGAGAATCAAAGccgttatatatacatatttttaaatCACCCAAACAAGCAAGTGCGTGAAGTTCATATCAAACAATCGTTTGAACTTTGTGAtcgcaacaaaaaaaattgtgcattgATAGCATTCACAATTGGCTCAAATTTTACAGACTGTTTCAACTTTAACTGACATCATCAGACTGACTTGAAGACCTTGATCCAACTGAAAAGATGTGGCGTAACCTAAAAGGGTTGCACACAAGACTCAATCTGACAGAcatgtgcacacttatgcaaccagTTTATTAAATTATATTATACAATATTTTCCAATGTGCCGAACGATGAGTCTCAGCTCTGGCCCTCTTGTGATTAATTAGCATATTCTCCCCATAGTTTTTTCCTTTAGGTGTCCTTTAAAAACTAGCCCttattatatttatacataAATCAATCTACATGCACTGTAAACAACATAAAGGCTATTAATGACAATCCGTGGCCTTTACCACTTCACATAGAGCCTATTTTAATACTCTTGGCTCAGAAGTTGTTGTGGGGCCCAAGTCTGCTCCTGCAATGGCTCAGACCTGGCCTTCTCATGTATCAAGTCACTCTGAGAATGTGATCTGCTGTACATGCAGTCCACTGA
Coding sequences:
- the siva1 gene encoding apoptosis regulatory protein Siva isoform X1 produces the protein MPKRGYPFTETFSSQYKIHIRQHELSNSSVLGNKYRKEIYEKTKNLLFNGARAVVGTVWPGGEKIGDACSSGVGTAESSQTLLRGQTLIGFDGRLTKAPRTQGSPLTGCCVCQKSTSCRTSCSQCERLTCSYCSRQCSNCSSLCCSVCTVIDYSGRYDEVVCCSCSP
- the adss1 gene encoding adenylosuccinate synthetase isozyme 1, with product MSLSWSAKDHKNTTQHVATGLKRARNDVGNKATVVLGAQWGDEGKGKVVDLLATEADVVCRCQGGNNAGHTVVVDGKEYDFHLLPSGIINPKSVSLIGNGVVIHLPGLFEEGDKNEKKGLKGWEKRLIVSDRAHLVFDFHQVVDGLQETERQAQDGKNIGTTKKGIGPAYSSKASRTGLRVCDLLGDFKDFSSKFMNLVRQYQSMYPTLTVDVEDQLKKLREYGERLRPMVRDGVYYMYEALHGSPKKILVEGANAALLDIDFGTYPFVTSSNCTVGGACTGLGIPPLNIGDVFGVAKAYTTRVGIGAFPTEQLNAVGELLQTRGHEVGVTTGRKRRCGWLDLVIVRYAHMLNGFTAIALTKLDILDVLEEIKVGIAYKLNGKRIPHFPANMDVLHKVEVEYETFPGWKTDTSAARKWGDLPVKAQNYIRFIENHIGVPIKWVGVGKSRECMIQMF